The following nucleotide sequence is from Endozoicomonas sp. GU-1.
CACCGCTACCGAACGGCAGCGGGCCTCACTCAATCAAGGGGATTTCTGTGGGCACTTTAAGCCTGGGAGGCTGTCCGGGAATAGCGCCCGTAGCGAGGACGGCAGAAAATTGAGGATAAAAATTCGGTTTTGTGAGGTGAATAGCGGGGCTATTTGCCGAACAAAAGCGGATTTTTAGACCAATTTGCTGTCGCCGCAGTAGGGCAGACTATTCTCGGACAGCCTCCTAGAGGCACCGCTGTCCGTGATCACCCCAAATTTCGGAGTCAACATGTCTACTCAAGTGATTCTTCCACGCATCATGCAGGTAGGTGAAGGTGCCAGCCTGGAAGTTTCCAACGTGCTGGCAAGCCTGGGCTGCAAACGCCCACTGATCATCACCGACAAAGTGATGGTGGAGCTGGGTTATGCAGGCAGTATCCAGGACGCTCTATCTAACAGTTCCATGACAGCTGACGTCTTTGATGACACTGTGCCAGAGCCCACCGTTGCCTCTATTCAGGCCGGTGTCAACAAGGTGCGCGAGGGCGACTATGACAGCATTATCGCCCTGGGGGGCGGTAGCCCCATCGATAGCGCCAAGGCGATCGCCATTCTCGGCAAACACGGCGGCATCATGCAGGAATATAAGTTCCCCCGTGTGGTGAATGAATCCGGGCTGCCGATTATCGCCATTCCTACCACCGCCGGCACCGGTTCCGAGGTGACCAAATTTACCATCATCACGGATGAAACCAGTGATGAGAAGATGCTCTGTGTCGGTGTTGGCTTTATGCCTGTAGCTGCGCTGGTGGATTACAGCCTGACCCTGAGCCTGCCAGCCCGGGTCACCGCCGATACCGGTATCGACGCCCTGACTCACGCCATTGAAGCTTATGTCAGCAAGAAGGCCAATCCGTACAGTGACAGCCAGGCTCTGTCGGCAATCAAACTGCTGGGGCCAAACATACGCCAGGCGTACCACAACGGATCCGACAAGCAGGCTCGCGAAGCGATGATGCTGGGCTCCACCCTCGCCGGTGTCGCTTTTTGTAATGCCTCCGTGGCGTTGGTGCACGGCATGAGTCGTCCTATTGGTGCCGCATTCCATGTTCCCCACGGACTGTCCAACGCTATGCTATTGCCAGCTGTTACCGCGTTCTCCATCCCTGAAGCGCCAGAACGCTACGCCGATTGTGCCCGCGCTATGGGAGTCGCCGGCGCTTCTGACAGCGACGATGCCGCCAACAAGAAACTGCTGGACGAATTGCACGCCCTGAACGACGAGCTCAAAGTGCCGTCTCCGGAGCAGTTCGGTATCGATCGCGACACCTTCCTTAACATGGCACCAACCATGGCTGAGCAGGCCCTGGCTTCAGGTTCCCCCAACAACAATCCGCGAGTACCCAGCAGCGAG
It contains:
- a CDS encoding iron-containing alcohol dehydrogenase, yielding MSTQVILPRIMQVGEGASLEVSNVLASLGCKRPLIITDKVMVELGYAGSIQDALSNSSMTADVFDDTVPEPTVASIQAGVNKVREGDYDSIIALGGGSPIDSAKAIAILGKHGGIMQEYKFPRVVNESGLPIIAIPTTAGTGSEVTKFTIITDETSDEKMLCVGVGFMPVAALVDYSLTLSLPARVTADTGIDALTHAIEAYVSKKANPYSDSQALSAIKLLGPNIRQAYHNGSDKQAREAMMLGSTLAGVAFCNASVALVHGMSRPIGAAFHVPHGLSNAMLLPAVTAFSIPEAPERYADCARAMGVAGASDSDDAANKKLLDELHALNDELKVPSPEQFGIDRDTFLNMAPTMAEQALASGSPNNNPRVPSSEQIVEIYRQLL